The Saccharopolyspora gloriosae genome has a segment encoding these proteins:
- a CDS encoding ABC-three component system protein — MAKQQVDERAALTEMPLPADSTPAVALDGPPIPPVGRIRLYSPDEWEEFIREWATAIKEDYVQIKLLGGAGDRGTDIVGFKTDRQFEGPWDCFQAKHYDKPLSFSDAAAEMIKVFVAALDGVYRLPRTYQFLAPRGLSTQFNMMISNPTALRENFLDLLGKGKAPSVKALARPILDAVRALAAETDFAMFRSVEVLDALTTHSRTRWHTARFATALPERGDSKTPPEEYAPEEARYLQQLLAVYAERAPDKITTLDSVANVPKLDKHLQQQRVRFFRAESLKAYSVGAVPPGTFEKLQGDIHAGVIDIAQDDHPDGYTRLGQVLTQVGSLDLNRHKLIGVTEIDDRKGVCHQLANDDRLTWMEEP; from the coding sequence ATGGCGAAGCAGCAGGTAGACGAGCGGGCGGCGCTCACCGAGATGCCCTTACCTGCTGATTCGACCCCGGCTGTGGCCTTGGACGGTCCCCCGATCCCGCCGGTGGGCCGCATCCGGTTGTACTCACCCGACGAGTGGGAAGAGTTCATCCGCGAGTGGGCCACCGCCATCAAGGAGGACTACGTCCAGATCAAGTTGCTCGGCGGAGCGGGCGACAGAGGTACGGACATCGTCGGGTTCAAGACCGACCGACAGTTCGAGGGGCCGTGGGATTGTTTCCAGGCCAAGCACTACGACAAGCCACTCAGCTTCTCTGACGCCGCGGCCGAGATGATCAAAGTCTTCGTGGCAGCGCTAGATGGGGTGTACCGCCTGCCCCGCACCTACCAGTTCCTGGCACCCAGAGGGTTATCGACTCAATTCAACATGATGATCAGTAATCCGACCGCGCTACGCGAGAACTTCCTGGACTTGCTCGGCAAGGGCAAGGCTCCTTCTGTTAAGGCGCTGGCCCGACCCATCCTTGACGCGGTAAGGGCTCTTGCGGCGGAGACCGACTTCGCCATGTTCAGGTCGGTGGAGGTGCTGGATGCGCTGACCACTCACAGCCGGACTCGCTGGCACACGGCCCGGTTCGCCACGGCACTTCCTGAGCGCGGTGACAGCAAAACCCCTCCAGAGGAATACGCACCCGAAGAAGCACGCTACTTGCAGCAGTTGCTAGCCGTGTATGCGGAACGCGCACCGGACAAGATCACTACTCTGGATTCCGTGGCCAACGTCCCCAAGCTGGACAAGCACCTGCAGCAGCAACGAGTGCGGTTCTTCCGGGCAGAATCACTCAAGGCGTACTCCGTCGGGGCGGTGCCGCCGGGCACCTTCGAGAAACTTCAGGGCGACATCCACGCCGGGGTCATTGACATAGCCCAAGACGACCATCCGGACGGCTACACGAGGCTGGGCCAGGTACTGACGCAGGTGGGCAGCCTCGACCTCAACCGGCACAAGCTCATCGGCGTGACCGAAATCGACGACCGCAAGGGCGTCTGCCACC
- a CDS encoding SAM-dependent methyltransferase: MTEPEHQEFAPIELDLSRPSVARVYDYYLGGEANWEIDRQFAASVVDEFPSLPRIARANRLFLHRVVRHLTRLGVRQFVDIGSGLPTMGHAHQIAEQIDSSARVVYVDCDPVAVAHSRLLLDRAEDPNRHAVIDADLRDPDRLWQRVLGTNVIDEREPVACLLIAVLHLQQTNDRGDELGPAAVARLRELLPSRSYLAISHVTDDGVPEHIRSSLTELEYRYRQAGHPIYLRTRDEIECFLGEYAPISPGLCWTPRWHPEETQATRHELDAFDNAAESAIWAGVGHKPM, translated from the coding sequence ATGACCGAGCCGGAACACCAAGAATTTGCCCCGATAGAGTTGGACCTGAGCCGACCGAGCGTTGCGCGCGTCTACGACTACTACCTCGGCGGTGAAGCGAACTGGGAGATCGACCGACAGTTCGCCGCCTCGGTCGTTGACGAGTTTCCCTCACTACCGCGGATCGCTCGAGCCAACCGTCTGTTTCTGCATCGAGTGGTGCGCCATCTCACGCGGTTAGGAGTTCGGCAGTTCGTCGACATCGGCAGCGGGCTACCGACGATGGGCCATGCCCACCAAATCGCCGAGCAGATCGACTCCAGCGCCCGCGTGGTCTACGTGGACTGCGACCCCGTAGCTGTAGCCCACTCCCGTTTACTGCTCGACCGCGCCGAGGACCCCAACCGACACGCCGTGATCGACGCGGACCTGCGCGATCCGGACCGGCTGTGGCAACGCGTCCTGGGAACCAACGTCATCGATGAACGCGAGCCCGTCGCCTGTCTGTTGATAGCAGTCCTACACCTCCAGCAGACTAACGACCGTGGCGACGAACTCGGCCCGGCTGCGGTTGCCCGGCTTCGTGAACTACTGCCATCCCGCTCTTATCTAGCAATCTCACACGTCACTGACGACGGTGTTCCCGAGCACATTCGCTCCAGTCTCACCGAACTAGAATACCGGTACCGGCAGGCAGGACACCCAATCTACCTCCGCACCCGCGACGAGATCGAATGCTTCCTGGGCGAGTACGCACCCATTTCACCTGGACTGTGCTGGACACCCCGTTGGCATCCCGAAGAGACACAGGCCACCAGACACGAGCTCGACGCGTTCGACAACGCCGCCGAATCTGCGATCTGGGCAGGCGTAGGCCACAAACCGATGTAA
- a CDS encoding Scr1 family TA system antitoxin-like transcriptional regulator: MGDSATAARKQLGRAIRVARSSAGLTQADLAERCGWSRGLQPKIGKLETGRQSCTIADAQVLASSLKVDESEAEEWVHLASQTREASEEHPDVPPHFQEYLRAEPRASEVLSWHVERIPGILQAEPYMLAMFERHRHSEKIYGRLRARRNRQQVLALGRPTFKIILSESALWRMPSEHQWLVLEQLRHLITVAYLYEHVHLHLMPFTVPMLDIPQDFTILRGVVATEPGVRKRWGRTKHDPNGDFVYFEDGRYHHASEAVSKREHDWRDLHSQALSRHDTVAFLDQMIERRRAAP; the protein is encoded by the coding sequence GTGGGCGATTCAGCGACGGCGGCGCGCAAACAACTGGGACGCGCGATCCGCGTAGCCCGTAGCAGTGCCGGGCTCACCCAGGCCGACCTCGCGGAACGCTGCGGCTGGAGCAGAGGACTGCAGCCGAAGATCGGTAAGCTCGAGACAGGCCGACAGAGCTGCACGATCGCTGATGCCCAAGTCTTGGCCTCCTCACTCAAAGTCGACGAGAGCGAAGCCGAGGAGTGGGTTCATCTCGCCAGCCAGACCCGCGAGGCGTCCGAGGAGCACCCGGATGTACCACCGCACTTCCAGGAATACCTACGCGCCGAGCCGCGGGCCAGTGAAGTGCTGAGCTGGCATGTCGAACGAATCCCCGGGATTCTTCAGGCCGAGCCGTACATGCTGGCCATGTTCGAAAGACATCGCCATTCCGAAAAAATCTACGGGCGCCTGCGCGCGCGCCGAAACCGACAGCAAGTGCTGGCCCTGGGGCGGCCGACGTTCAAGATCATACTCAGCGAATCGGCCCTGTGGCGCATGCCCAGCGAGCACCAGTGGCTCGTTCTTGAGCAGCTTCGACATCTGATCACGGTCGCCTACCTATACGAACACGTACATCTACACCTCATGCCGTTCACCGTGCCCATGCTCGACATCCCGCAGGACTTCACCATCTTGCGGGGCGTTGTCGCTACCGAGCCTGGAGTACGCAAGCGCTGGGGACGCACCAAGCACGACCCGAACGGTGACTTCGTGTACTTCGAGGATGGCCGTTATCACCATGCTTCCGAGGCAGTCTCCAAACGCGAACACGACTGGCGTGACCTGCATTCACAGGCTCTATCCCGTCACGATACCGTCGCATTCCTCGACCAGATGATCGAGCGGAGGCGTGCCGCGCCCTAG
- a CDS encoding DUF397 domain-containing protein: protein MKHTKQNLGEVRFVSHAWRRARRCGSDGANCIEVNLGSVGVVGLRDSKQAEGGPILQISPQHWCAFLLAAGAGHYDRDR from the coding sequence GTGAAGCACACGAAGCAGAATCTCGGCGAAGTGCGATTCGTATCGCACGCTTGGAGGCGGGCACGACGATGCGGCTCGGATGGCGCGAACTGCATCGAGGTCAATTTGGGCAGTGTCGGCGTAGTCGGGCTACGCGATTCGAAACAGGCCGAAGGCGGCCCGATCCTTCAGATCAGCCCCCAGCACTGGTGCGCTTTCCTGCTTGCAGCGGGTGCTGGTCACTACGATCGCGACAGATGA
- a CDS encoding helix-turn-helix domain-containing protein, translating to MREHQRRPAILRGGRREVLAQELAELFNRGRSVQQLASTIGRRPALVRRLLVEAGVRSRSGACIGASDEVICSELAQRYRSGASVTALMEQTGLHRQRIRALLREAGLTPEPHSTRSPLPPGLIERYQAGASLRQLAQQFGRDHCTIRTMLINAGVSLRAPGRPRTNAATGGPHP from the coding sequence ATGCGCGAACATCAGCGACGTCCTGCAATCCTGCGTGGTGGGCGGAGGGAGGTGCTTGCCCAGGAATTGGCAGAGCTGTTCAACCGTGGTCGATCGGTCCAGCAGCTTGCTTCAACGATCGGACGGCGCCCGGCTCTGGTACGGCGCCTGCTCGTCGAAGCCGGGGTCCGCAGCCGTAGCGGTGCGTGCATTGGGGCCAGCGACGAAGTCATATGCTCTGAGCTGGCCCAGCGCTACCGAAGCGGAGCTTCGGTGACGGCACTCATGGAGCAAACCGGACTGCACCGCCAAAGGATCCGCGCCCTGCTACGTGAAGCTGGCCTGACTCCCGAACCGCATTCCACCCGGTCTCCACTCCCGCCAGGGCTGATAGAGCGCTATCAGGCCGGTGCGAGCTTGCGACAACTGGCCCAGCAGTTCGGTCGCGACCACTGCACGATCCGAACGATGCTGATTAACGCCGGCGTCAGCTTGCGTGCCCCAGGGCGTCCCCGGACGAATGCGGCTACAGGGGGACCGCATCCATGA
- a CDS encoding class I SAM-dependent methyltransferase, whose product MTGFDSHGTFQKAANEYTKIQNDFPKVIRDPLLADMAVKEGDRILDLPCGTGDSIVKAAELAGPTGHALAIDVSPSMIEEAKENAEAAGVKNIQFLVEDMDKAQFDAAAYDIVVSANGPFFASDLKAFLVKMWGAVKPGGKLVLMTLGRNFLTPISGVFLDLAQNKTEDLQVSIPWRTTEDILFLKTLLEEVTHKKRVKITHRDVVMDHKTADGGWNLLMGTAFRNYTLEMSPENQAEIEAEIKEWMQTNRQFSATCSFNNIIVTKDAT is encoded by the coding sequence ATGACTGGATTCGACTCTCACGGCACGTTCCAGAAGGCGGCAAACGAGTACACCAAAATCCAGAACGACTTCCCCAAGGTGATACGCGACCCACTGCTGGCCGACATGGCAGTGAAAGAAGGCGACCGGATACTCGATCTGCCCTGCGGGACGGGCGACTCGATCGTCAAGGCGGCGGAGCTCGCAGGACCGACAGGACACGCCCTGGCCATCGACGTCTCCCCCTCCATGATCGAAGAAGCCAAAGAAAATGCAGAGGCTGCAGGAGTCAAGAATATCCAATTCCTCGTTGAGGACATGGATAAAGCCCAGTTCGATGCCGCCGCATACGACATCGTCGTCTCAGCCAATGGACCCTTCTTTGCCTCAGATCTCAAAGCCTTCCTGGTGAAAATGTGGGGCGCCGTCAAGCCTGGCGGTAAATTGGTGCTCATGACCCTGGGGCGCAACTTTCTCACGCCCATCTCCGGCGTCTTCTTGGACTTGGCGCAAAACAAGACTGAAGACCTGCAGGTCTCCATACCCTGGCGCACCACAGAAGACATCCTCTTCTTAAAAACACTCCTCGAAGAGGTGACACACAAGAAGAGAGTCAAGATCACCCATCGGGATGTCGTAATGGATCACAAGACAGCCGACGGAGGCTGGAATCTCCTGATGGGTACCGCATTCAGGAATTACACCCTGGAGATGTCACCAGAGAACCAAGCTGAAATCGAGGCGGAGATAAAGGAGTGGATGCAGACCAACCGCCAGTTCTCTGCGACCTGCAGCTTCAACAACATCATCGTCACCAAAGACGCTACATGA
- a CDS encoding transposase, producing MPRPHHEIQTRNRLDQQTEDWQRRYAIRAGIVATLSQNVRVHGLRRPRYRGMAKTHVQHVFTGMAYNVTRVADRISDPATGPPPNHLLSGPLHHPRRRAEGRKDHQESHGIGPRTLRP from the coding sequence ATGCCCCGACCGCACCACGAGATCCAGACCAGAAACCGGCTTGACCAGCAGACCGAGGACTGGCAACGGCGTTACGCGATCCGGGCTGGCATCGTAGCAACGCTCTCCCAGAACGTCCGCGTCCACGGCCTGCGCCGGCCCCGCTACCGCGGCATGGCCAAGACCCACGTACAGCACGTCTTCACCGGCATGGCCTACAACGTCACCCGTGTCGCTGACCGGATCAGCGACCCCGCCACGGGCCCGCCGCCGAATCACCTGCTTTCGGGCCCTCTGCACCACCCTCGGCGTCGCGCAGAGGGACGCAAAGATCACCAAGAGAGTCACGGCATTGGACCGCGCACCCTTCGACCATGA
- a CDS encoding cytochrome P450, which yields MDIAADFGAFGEEFFRNPHPVYAELRARGPVHRVRVPEGADVWLVVGYEACKDTLINPTLSKDWKHASTDLPLTRLSSGHNLLSSDPPDHTRLRGLVSSEFTPRRVETLLPRVEALTDELLDTMLSSPDGRADLVEALAFPLAIGIICELLGVPSLDRGSFRTWAEQALSSPDRDIRLAATGAMTAYLVGMIDEKRGRPGDDLISALICRTTDEDGDRLSSDELIGMAWLLLVTGFETTVNLIASGVLALLRRPDQLAALRADFGLIDNAVEEMLRYETPVETTTYRFTTGSVKIGGVTVPGGGELVLIALADAGRDAARFPDPNRFDIRRATGGHLSFGHGIHYCLGAPLARIQAATAITALLERCPDLALDSDPASLPWRQGLLIRGPRILRVRWTDGAPKESQAPSPNVTCDT from the coding sequence ATGGACATCGCGGCAGACTTCGGGGCGTTCGGCGAGGAATTCTTCAGGAATCCCCACCCCGTCTACGCGGAACTCCGTGCCCGCGGACCCGTGCACCGTGTACGGGTCCCCGAGGGCGCGGATGTCTGGCTCGTCGTCGGGTACGAGGCCTGCAAAGACACCCTCATCAACCCCACGCTGTCCAAAGACTGGAAACACGCATCTACCGATTTGCCGTTGACCCGGCTGTCCTCCGGCCACAACCTGCTCAGCTCGGACCCGCCGGACCACACCCGGCTGCGCGGACTGGTCTCCAGTGAGTTCACCCCGCGCCGCGTGGAGACTCTCCTGCCGCGCGTGGAAGCCCTGACTGACGAACTCCTCGACACCATGCTCTCGTCGCCCGACGGACGCGCCGATCTCGTCGAGGCCCTCGCCTTCCCGCTCGCGATCGGCATCATCTGCGAACTCCTCGGTGTCCCCTCCCTGGACCGCGGCTCCTTCCGCACCTGGGCCGAACAGGCCCTAAGCAGCCCGGACCGCGACATCCGCCTCGCCGCGACCGGCGCGATGACCGCCTATCTGGTCGGCATGATCGACGAGAAGCGCGGCCGCCCCGGCGACGACCTGATCAGTGCCCTCATCTGCCGCACCACCGACGAGGACGGCGACCGCCTGTCCTCCGACGAACTCATCGGCATGGCCTGGCTGTTGCTGGTCACTGGCTTCGAGACCACCGTCAACCTCATCGCATCGGGTGTCCTCGCCCTGCTCCGCCGTCCGGACCAACTCGCGGCTCTGCGGGCCGACTTCGGCCTCATCGACAACGCGGTGGAGGAGATGCTTCGCTACGAGACCCCGGTCGAGACGACGACGTACCGATTCACCACCGGGTCGGTGAAGATCGGCGGAGTGACCGTCCCGGGGGGTGGTGAGCTGGTGCTGATCGCTCTCGCCGACGCCGGACGAGACGCCGCCCGCTTCCCGGACCCGAACCGCTTCGACATCCGCCGGGCCACGGGCGGCCACCTCTCCTTCGGCCATGGCATCCACTACTGCCTGGGCGCCCCCCTCGCCCGGATCCAGGCGGCGACCGCGATCACCGCACTCCTCGAACGCTGCCCAGACCTGGCCCTGGACTCGGACCCGGCGTCCCTCCCCTGGCGCCAGGGCCTGCTCATACGAGGCCCCCGGATCCTGCGCGTCCGCTGGACCGACGGGGCACCCAAGGAAAGCCAAGCACCTTCGCCGAACGTCACATGCGACACATAG
- a CDS encoding carboxymuconolactone decarboxylase family protein, which produces MSGARGAAIVDALADIAPDLGRFVVEWAYADIFDRPGLDLQERELATVGALAALGDAAPQLNFHIDAALRVGVTPVEIVEALVHLVPFTGFPRALNAIGVARAVFADHGVTVDPVAMDDDRDRYERGAENLVRIDGRHGLDVVASLKDISPDLARYIVEFSFGDIYHRPWLSPQRKQLVTVAALTAFGDTAPQLAVHIGAALNVGLIPAQVVETLTQVTAYVGFPHVLNAISTAREVFEKRNLSEEP; this is translated from the coding sequence ATGTCCGGCGCGCGCGGCGCCGCCATCGTCGACGCGCTGGCCGACATCGCCCCGGACCTCGGCCGCTTCGTCGTCGAGTGGGCCTACGCTGACATCTTCGATCGCCCCGGACTCGACCTGCAGGAGCGCGAGCTGGCCACGGTCGGCGCGCTCGCCGCACTGGGGGACGCCGCCCCCCAGCTGAATTTCCACATCGACGCGGCCCTCCGGGTCGGCGTCACCCCCGTGGAGATCGTGGAAGCCCTCGTCCATCTGGTCCCCTTCACGGGCTTCCCGCGCGCGCTCAACGCGATCGGCGTCGCCCGGGCCGTCTTCGCCGACCACGGTGTCACCGTCGACCCGGTGGCCATGGACGACGACCGCGACCGCTACGAGCGCGGCGCCGAGAACCTGGTCAGGATCGACGGCCGGCACGGTCTGGACGTCGTGGCCTCTCTGAAGGACATCTCTCCCGACCTGGCCCGGTACATCGTCGAGTTCTCCTTTGGCGACATTTACCACCGGCCGTGGCTCTCGCCGCAGCGCAAGCAGCTCGTCACCGTCGCCGCCCTGACGGCCTTCGGTGACACGGCGCCGCAGCTGGCCGTGCACATCGGAGCCGCCCTCAACGTCGGCCTGATCCCGGCCCAGGTCGTGGAGACCCTGACACAGGTGACCGCGTACGTCGGCTTCCCGCACGTCCTCAACGCCATCAGTACAGCCCGGGAAGTGTTCGAGAAGCGAAACCTCTCCGAAGAGCCGTAA